A region from the Triticum urartu cultivar G1812 chromosome 1, Tu2.1, whole genome shotgun sequence genome encodes:
- the LOC125515194 gene encoding uncharacterized protein LOC125515194, producing MGKAAGGQREQQPPGAAAEVGGEGRRRGRSCSGCRRSVRPQCVAALLLGAAVVLSALFWLPPFAGRHRSRRAGPPDPPGDALAADIVASFVLQKTVSELNESIPKLEFDIYEEIGIPNSTVAVNFLQPSGASNWTNVIFSVVPYPKYSTMSSTWLSILRSHFMSLVVQQSTLQLTELLFGNSSFFEVLKFPGGITIIPPQAAFLVQKPYASFNFTLNFPIDKVQDKTNELKDQMRAGLLLDTNEILYIKLTNLEGSTVAPPTVVRSSIILEVGNHQPSPPRMKQLAQTIANSSSGNLGLNHTVFGKVKQISLSSYLRHSLHSGSDSDAPSPAPMTHEDHRHHHHHHHHHHHHHHHHHHHHHSHHRSHEVIRHLPPSPAPVHPPVEQPKYRSPSPSGYSYGYTNKPKNKAPVAPAAEPVVRNHHYASPPTMPHAVSPSSVSPSPSARHSTNIPNRHHSSPAPSPANVKPPLHTVSLAHAHHPAQVPAVAPAPNTSFATRRHSCQWALAMLLCLLAGLP from the exons ATGGGAAAGGCGGCCGGGGGGCAGCGGGAGCAGCAGCCgccgggggcggcggcggaggtagggggagaaggaagaagaagaggaagaagctGCAGCGGATGCCGCCGGTCCGTGCGTCCGCAATGCGTGGCCGCGCTCCTTCTCGGCGCCGCCGTGGTCCTCTCCGCCCTGTTCTGGCTGCCGCCCTTCGCCGGGCGCCACCGCAGCCGCCGAGCTGGGCCGCCGGATCCCCCGGGGGACGCGCTCGCAG CTGATATAGTGGCAAGCTTTGTGCTACAAAAGACGGTTTCAGAGTTGAATGAAAGTATACCTAAGCTTGAGTTTGACATCTATGAGGAAATTGGCATCCCTAACTCTACT GTTGCTGTAAATTTTCTACAACCATCAGGTGCATCAAACTGGACAAATGTCATCTTCAGCGTTGTGCCTTATCCAAAATACTCAACTATGTCATCAACATGGTTGAGCATTCTTAGGTCTCATTTCATGTCCTTGGTTGTACAGCAGTCAACACTCCAATTGACAGAGTTGCTGTTTGGGAACTCATCATTCTTCGAGGTGCTTAAGTTCCCTGGAGGAATAACCATTATCCCTCCGCAAGCTGCTTTTCTTGTGCAGAAGCCTTATGCatctttcaacttcactctgaatttcCCAATCGACAAGGTACAGGATAAAACAAATGAGTTGAAAGACCAAATGAGGGCAGGACTACTTCTCGATACCAATGAG ATCCTCTATATCAAATTGACAAATTTGGAAGGTTCAACGGTTGCTCCTCCAACAGTTGTTCGGTCCTCCATTATTCTAGAAGTTGGGAATCACCAGCCTTCCCCTCCAAGAATGAAGCAGTTGGCACAAACGATTGCTAATTCATCTTCAGGAAACTTGGGACTAAATCACACTGTATTTGGCAAAGTAAAGCAGATAAGTCTTTCGTCGTATCTGCGGCATTCTTTGCACAGCGGGAGTGATAGTGATGCACCAAGCCCCGCACCCATGACTCATGAAGATCATCGCCATCaccaccaccatcatcatcaccaccaccaccaccaccaccaccaccatcaccaccaccatAGCCACCACCGTAGTCATGAAGTAATTAGGCATTTGCCTCCATCTCCTGCACCTGTACATCCTCCTGTGGAACAGCCCAAATATAGATCTCCATCCCCATCTGGTTATTCATATGGATACACCAATAAGCCAAAAAATAAGGCTCCTGTGGCCCCAGCGGCTGAGCCAGTAGTTAGGAATCATCATTATGCTTCCCCTCCCACCATGCCTCATGCAGTGTCACCATCTTCTGTCAGTCCATCACCTTCTGCTCGTCACTCTACAAATATTCCCAACAGGCACCATAGTTCCCCTGCTCCATCTCCAGCAAATGTGAAGCCCCCGCTGCATACAGTGTCTCTCGCTCATGCACATCATCCTGCTCAAGTGCCAGCTGTGGCCCCTGCTCCCAACACAT CATTTGCCACCCGAAGGCATTCCTGTCAATGGGCACTTGCGATGCTATTGTGTTTGCTGGCTGGTCTACCATGA
- the LOC125532889 gene encoding RNA-binding protein BRN1-like — MAWHAACGRTGRQPSAGGHMLREGGREVGITPPCLPCPSLPVCHHTISIAPSPLSPVLIHYAAIYFTINCPDSVPVRVPASSAVATPNSHANPKPASQLARQPSPAQPSPMAEDAGDRDQQQQQHAAAAGPGAGHACGEDGGGRDESSVKLFVGQVPKLMTEAELAAMFRDVAVVDEVTVIRDKATKASRGCCFLICPSREEADKAVNAFHNKRTLPGAPSPLQVKYADGELERLEHKLFIGMLPKNVTDAEMTDLFSQYGNIKDLQILRGSQQTSKAGCAFLKYETKDQAVAAIEALNGKHKIEGSSVPLVVKWADTEKERQARKAQKAQFPPSNMSNANAMQQSSLFGALQMGYVPPYNGFGYQPQGTYGLMQYPLSPMQNQAGFQNMVQPVNQGSSIRGVNSELSPNSVARSFNSMQLGSPYPAGPGMQYPGSYPGGGINSRPYMNSLNSVKVPNANATSPTSSSTSSNTGPQLEGPPGANLFIYHIPQEFGDQDLANAFQSFGRVLSAKVFVDKTTGASKCFGFVSYDSPAPAQAAISMMNGFQLGGKKLKVQLKRDNSKHNKLY; from the exons ATGGCATGGCATGCGGCATGTGGCCGCACTGGACGCCAGCCTAGCGCTGGCGGGCACATGCTG agggagggagggagggaggtgGGAATCACACCACCTTGTCTTCCCTGTCCCTCACTGCCAGTCTGCCACCATACCATATCCATTgctccctcccccctctctcctgtCCTAATTCACTACGCCGCTATTTATTTTACTATTAATTGCCCCGACTCCGTCCCCGTCCGCGTCCCCGCCTCCTCCGCCGTCGCCACCCCAAATTCCCACGCAAACCCTAAGCCAGCCAGCCAGCTAGCTCGGCAGCCCAGCCCAGCCCAGCCCAGCCCAATGGCGGAGGACGCCGGCGACAGggaccagcagcagcagcagcacgcCGCGGCCGCGGGGCCCGGAGCAGGGCACGCCTGCGgggaggacggcggcggcaggGACGAGAGCTCCGTCAAGCTCTTCGTCGGCCAGGTGCCCAAGCTCATGACGGAGGCCGAGCTGGCCGCCATGTTCCGCGACGTCGCCGTCGTCGACGAGGTCACCGTCATCCGCGACAAGGCCACCAAGGCGTCCCGAG GCTGCTGCTTCCTGATCTGCCCATCAAGGGAGGAGGCTGACAAGGCAGTGAATGCATTTCACAACAAACGCACGCTTCCTGGG GCCCCAAGTCCATTGCAAGTAAAATATGCCGATGGAGAGTTGGAAAGGCTGG AGCACAAACTTTTCATCGGAATGCTCCCCAAAAATGTAACAGATGCTGAAATGACTGATTTATTTTCACAATATGGAAATATCAAAGATTTGCAGATTTTGAGAGGTTCACAACAGACGAGCAAAG CCGGCTGTGCCTTTCTGAAGTATGAAACAAAAGACCAGGCTGTGGCAGCTATCGAAGCTTTAAATGGGAAGCACAAAATAGAG GGTTCAAGTGTACCTTTGGTTGTAAAATGGGCTGACACAGAAAAAGAAAGGCAGGCTCGAAAAGCACAAAAGGCTCAATTTCCGCCGTCTAATATGTCAAATGCAAATGCCATGCAACAGAGTTCATTATTTGGTGCCTTACAGATGGGATATGTGCCTCCATATAACGGATTTGGCTACCAG CCACAAGGAACCTATGGGCTTATGCAGTACCCTTTATCTCCAATGCAAAATCAAGCAGGCTTCCAGAATATGGTTCAGCCTGTCAATCAAGGAAGCTCAATACGGGGCGTTAATTCTGAACTATCCCCTAATTCAGTTGCAAGGTCATTCAATTCAATGCAGTTGGGCAGCCCTTATCCAGCTGGGCCTGGTATGCAGTATCCTGGGTCATATCCTGGTGGTGGCATCAATAGTCGTCCTTACATGAATTCTCTTAATTCAGTTAAAGTTCCGAATGCAAATGCTACATCTCCCACATCTTCAAGTACCAGCAGCAACACTGGTCCTCAGCTAGAGG GTCCTCCTGGAGCTAACTTGTTTATCTATCACATCCCGCAAGAATTCGGCGACCAAGATCTAGCAAATGCATTTCAGAGTTTTGGTAGAGTATTGAGTGCCAAAGTGTTTGTAGACAAAACGACCGGTGCTAGTAAATGCTTTG GTTTTGTAAGCTACGATTCTCCTGCTCCTGCGCAGGCAGCCATAAGTATGATGAATGGGTTCCAATTAGGTGGTAAAAAGCTGAAAGTACAACTCAAGAGAGACAACAGCAAGCACAATAAACTTTATTGA
- the LOC125515204 gene encoding protein BONZAI 3-like isoform X2, with protein sequence MGGCFSGDVRGGMEAVGGGARGATAAAGQGQGQGGPNEAVDHFFQGQALRLYTPLELSFSASKLRNMDALSKSDPMLVVYTKMDGRLEEIGRTEVILNSLEPLWITKAMINYQFEIVQPLVFRIYDVDTKYHNTPLKMLNLAQQDFLGEAFCNLSEIVTKFNHSLTLNLRNGSGHALQGTVTVHAEETASSRMAVDMQFHCLNLDNKDTFSKSDPFLRVSRLSESAVAIPICKTEVIKNNLNPVWRPITLTSQQYSSKDDPLLVECFDFDASGNHELIGALQTTIAQLENLYNSKAGANFYSHKGQKKLKGQLFLDKFQEKVQHTFLDYISSGFELNFMVAVDFTASNGDPRVPQSLHYIDPSGRPNSYQQAILGVSEVLQFYDNDRRFPAWGFGAKIPRGSVSHCFNLNASTNDCEVVGVEGIMSAYSSTLYSVSLAGPTLFGPVISKAAEIASHSVQYGNNKYFVLLIITDGVITDQQETKDSIVRASDLPLSILIVGVGNADFTQMRILDADFGKRLESSTGRVATRDIVQFVPMREVQGGQVTVVQSLLEELPGQFLEYMRTRDIKPRPPQHASAPPAYPPPPQL encoded by the exons ATGGGAGGGTGCTTCTCCGGCGACGTCCGCGGCGGCATGGAGGCCGTCGGCGGGGGCGCGAggggggcgacggcggcggcggggcagggCCAGGGCCAGGGCGGGCCCAACGAGGCGGTCGACCACTTCTTCCAGGGCCAGGCGCTGCGCCTCTACACCCCTCTCGAG CTATCCTTTTCAGCTTCCAAGTTGAGAAATATGGATGCTCTTTCTAAG AGTGATCCTATGTTGGTGGTTTACACAAAAATGGATGGAAGGCTAGAAGAGATCGGCCGCACTGAAGTGATATTGAATTCACTGGAACCATTGTGGATCACAAAAGCTATGATAAATTACCAATTTGAGATTGTGCAACCGCTCGT GTTCAGGATATATGACGTTGACACAAAGTACCATAACACACCACTGAAG ATGTTGAACTTGGCTCAGCAAGATTTTCTAGGGGAAGCATTCTGCAATTTATCTGAG ATAGTCACAAAGTTCAACCATAGCCTGACTTTGAACCTCCGAAATGGTTCTGGACATGCCCTTCAGGGCACAGTGACAGTACATGCCGAAGAAACTGCTTCATCAAGGATGGCAGTTGATATGCAATTCCACTGCCTGAACTTGGATAACAAAGACACGTTCTCCAAAAGT GATCCTTTCTTGAGAGTATCAAGACTGTCAGAAAGTGCTGTTGCCATTCCTATATGTAAAACAGAGGTGATCAAGAACAATTTAAACCCTGTTTGGAGGCCTATAACACTGACATCACAGCAGTACagtagcaag GATGACCCACTGCTAGTTGAGTGTTTTGATTTTGATGCCAGCGGCAACCATGAACTTATTGG GGCTCTCCAGACAACTATCGCTCAGCTTGAAAATCTATATAACTCAAAGGCTGGAGCAAATTTTTACAGCCATAAGGGACAAAAGAAG TTGAAAGGACAGTTGTTCTTGGATAAGTTCCAGGAAAAAGTTCAACATACTTTCTTGGACTATATTTCCAGCGGGTTTGAGCTCAATTTTATGGTGGCTGTAGATTTTACTG CATCAAATGGTGACCCCCGTGTACCACAATCTTTGCACTACATTGACCCCTCTGGCAGACCAAACTCATACCAGCAG GCAATTCTAGGGGTAAGCGAAGTTCTACAGTTTTATGACAATGATAGACGATTCCCTGCATGGGGTTTTGGTGCAAAGATACCACGAGGATCTGTATCCCACTGTTTCAACTTGAATGCAAGCACCAATGACTGTGAG GTAGTTGGAGTTGAAGGCATCATGTCAGCATACTCTTCTACTCTTTACAGCGTTTCTCTCGCGGGGCCAaccttgtttgggccagtgatcAGCAAAGCTGCAGAAATTGCCAGCCATTCTGTGCAATATGGAAACAACAAATATTTTGTCCTGCTCATTATCACG GATGGAGTTATCACTGACCAGCAAGAAACAAAAGATTCTATTGTAAGGGCATCAGATTTGCCGTTGTCGATTCTCATCGTGGGAGTAGGGAATGCTGATTTCACTCAAATGAGG ATCCTGGATGCGGACTTCGGTAAGCGGCTTGAAAGCTCAACAGGCAGGGTTGCAACGCGTGACATAGTCCAGTTCGTCCCCATGAGGGAAGTCCAAG GTGGGCAGGTCACCGTTGTCCAGAGCCTGCTGGAGGAGCTGCCTGGGCAGTTCCTGGAGTACATGCGCACCCGGGACATCAAGCCGCGACCGCCCCAGCATGCCTCGGCGCCGCCAGCCTACCCCCCTCCTCCCCAGCTGTGA
- the LOC125515204 gene encoding protein BONZAI 3-like isoform X1: MGGCFSGDVRGGMEAVGGGARGATAAAGQGQGQGGPNEAVDHFFQGQALRLYTPLELSFSASKLRNMDALSKSDPMLVVYTKMDGRLEEIGRTEVILNSLEPLWITKAMINYQFEIVQPLVFRIYDVDTKYHNTPLKMLNLAQQDFLGEAFCNLSEIVTKFNHSLTLNLRNGSGHALQGTVTVHAEETASSRMAVDMQFHCLNLDNKDTFSKSDPFLRVSRLSESAVAIPICKTEVIKNNLNPVWRPITLTSQQYSSKDDPLLVECFDFDASGNHELIGALQTTIAQLENLYNSKAGANFYSHKGQKKLKGQLFLDKFQEKVQHTFLDYISSGFELNFMVAVDFTASNGDPRVPQSLHYIDPSGRPNSYQQAILGVSEVLQFYDNDRRFPAWGFGAKIPRGSVSHCFNLNASTNDCEVVGVEGIMSAYSSTLYSVSLAGPTLFGPVISKAAEIASHSVQYGNNKYFVLLIITDGVITDQQETKDSIVRASDLPLSILIVGVGNADFTQMRILDADFGKRLESSTGRVATRDIVQFVPMREVQAGGQVTVVQSLLEELPGQFLEYMRTRDIKPRPPQHASAPPAYPPPPQL, from the exons ATGGGAGGGTGCTTCTCCGGCGACGTCCGCGGCGGCATGGAGGCCGTCGGCGGGGGCGCGAggggggcgacggcggcggcggggcagggCCAGGGCCAGGGCGGGCCCAACGAGGCGGTCGACCACTTCTTCCAGGGCCAGGCGCTGCGCCTCTACACCCCTCTCGAG CTATCCTTTTCAGCTTCCAAGTTGAGAAATATGGATGCTCTTTCTAAG AGTGATCCTATGTTGGTGGTTTACACAAAAATGGATGGAAGGCTAGAAGAGATCGGCCGCACTGAAGTGATATTGAATTCACTGGAACCATTGTGGATCACAAAAGCTATGATAAATTACCAATTTGAGATTGTGCAACCGCTCGT GTTCAGGATATATGACGTTGACACAAAGTACCATAACACACCACTGAAG ATGTTGAACTTGGCTCAGCAAGATTTTCTAGGGGAAGCATTCTGCAATTTATCTGAG ATAGTCACAAAGTTCAACCATAGCCTGACTTTGAACCTCCGAAATGGTTCTGGACATGCCCTTCAGGGCACAGTGACAGTACATGCCGAAGAAACTGCTTCATCAAGGATGGCAGTTGATATGCAATTCCACTGCCTGAACTTGGATAACAAAGACACGTTCTCCAAAAGT GATCCTTTCTTGAGAGTATCAAGACTGTCAGAAAGTGCTGTTGCCATTCCTATATGTAAAACAGAGGTGATCAAGAACAATTTAAACCCTGTTTGGAGGCCTATAACACTGACATCACAGCAGTACagtagcaag GATGACCCACTGCTAGTTGAGTGTTTTGATTTTGATGCCAGCGGCAACCATGAACTTATTGG GGCTCTCCAGACAACTATCGCTCAGCTTGAAAATCTATATAACTCAAAGGCTGGAGCAAATTTTTACAGCCATAAGGGACAAAAGAAG TTGAAAGGACAGTTGTTCTTGGATAAGTTCCAGGAAAAAGTTCAACATACTTTCTTGGACTATATTTCCAGCGGGTTTGAGCTCAATTTTATGGTGGCTGTAGATTTTACTG CATCAAATGGTGACCCCCGTGTACCACAATCTTTGCACTACATTGACCCCTCTGGCAGACCAAACTCATACCAGCAG GCAATTCTAGGGGTAAGCGAAGTTCTACAGTTTTATGACAATGATAGACGATTCCCTGCATGGGGTTTTGGTGCAAAGATACCACGAGGATCTGTATCCCACTGTTTCAACTTGAATGCAAGCACCAATGACTGTGAG GTAGTTGGAGTTGAAGGCATCATGTCAGCATACTCTTCTACTCTTTACAGCGTTTCTCTCGCGGGGCCAaccttgtttgggccagtgatcAGCAAAGCTGCAGAAATTGCCAGCCATTCTGTGCAATATGGAAACAACAAATATTTTGTCCTGCTCATTATCACG GATGGAGTTATCACTGACCAGCAAGAAACAAAAGATTCTATTGTAAGGGCATCAGATTTGCCGTTGTCGATTCTCATCGTGGGAGTAGGGAATGCTGATTTCACTCAAATGAGG ATCCTGGATGCGGACTTCGGTAAGCGGCTTGAAAGCTCAACAGGCAGGGTTGCAACGCGTGACATAGTCCAGTTCGTCCCCATGAGGGAAGTCCAAG CAGGTGGGCAGGTCACCGTTGTCCAGAGCCTGCTGGAGGAGCTGCCTGGGCAGTTCCTGGAGTACATGCGCACCCGGGACATCAAGCCGCGACCGCCCCAGCATGCCTCGGCGCCGCCAGCCTACCCCCCTCCTCCCCAGCTGTGA